The following proteins are co-located in the Solanum pennellii chromosome 1, SPENNV200 genome:
- the LOC107008563 gene encoding vacuolar protein sorting-associated protein 9A isoform X1 codes for MENSDVLGSSTAPLTWHDFLQRMRDPSAAEFVKSIKSFIVSFLNNAPDAERDSAAVQEFLGNMETAFRAHSLWAGCSEEELESAGEGLEKYVMTKLFTRTFASLPEDVNVDEQLHEKIALIQQFVRPENLDIKPTFQNESSWLLAQKELQKINMYRAPRDKLVCILNCCKVINNILTSVSAKDNPPGADDFLPVLIYVTIKANPPQLHSNLLYIQRFRRQTRLVSEAAYFFTNILSAESFISNIDAQALSMDETEFETNMESARALLSGLSADNNVLDQSDQNAGPVPGADTSDAKQSFRSNRPPHPATQPNFSVASTETNIKNEDQNSKSQSSMEKIPSLSDLENRGASMLIKEDSISQVFQSFPYLYSQAGDLTVGDIEELLTNYKRLVIKYICLAKGSGIDNPSPPLPNNEEQTLPPEFEFNTESEAASTGEPIDETQKDEPIDETLKDRVEDSSVLPKSLESDESKLKENEELSSKGEEGS; via the exons ATGGAGAACAGCGACGTCTTAGGATCGTCCACTGCACCATTGACGTGGCATGATTTCCTTCAGCGAATGCGTGATCCAAGCGCTGCCGAGTTCGTCAAATCCATCAAAAG TTTTATTGTATCATTTTTGAACAATGCTCCAGACGCAGAGAGGGATAGTGCAGCCGTGCAGGAATTCCTTGGAAATATGGAAACAGCATTTAGAGCTCATTCACTTTGGGCTGGATGTTCTGAGGAGGAGTTGGAGAGTGCTGGTGAA GGACTTGAGAAGTATGTCATGACAAAGCTGTTTACACGAACATTTGCTTCACTTCCTGAAGATGTGAACGTTGATGAACAGCTTCATGAGAAAATTGCTTTGATTCAACAATTTGTTAG GCCTGAGAATTTGGATATCAAGCCAACATTTCAAAATGAATCGTCATGGTTG CTTGCACAGAAGGAGctacaaaagataaatatgtaCAGGGCACCAAGAGACAAACTTGTGTGTATTCTTAATTGTTGCAAGGTTATCAATAATATCCTGACTTCTGTTTCAGCAAAGGATAACCCTCCAGGAGCCGATGATTTTCTTCCCGTTCTCATATATGTCACCATAAAG GCTAACCCCCCTCAGCTGCACTCAAATCTGCTGTATATACAAAGGTTTAGGCGGCAAACTCGCCTGGTTTCTGAAGCGGCATACTTCTTCACAAACATTCTATCTGCAGAATCTTTCATTTCGAATATTGATGCACAAGCTCTTTCTATGGATGAGACCGAGTTTGAAACAAATATGGAGTCTGCTCGAGCACTTCTTTCTGGTCTTTCAGCCGACAACAATGTACTGGACCAGAGTGATCAGAATGCTGGACCTGTTCCTGGTGCAGACACTTCTGACGCCAAACAAAGTTTTAGGTCAAATAGGCCTCCACACCCTGCTACGCAGCCAAATTTCTCAGTTGCATCAACAGAAACAAACATTAAGAACGAGGATCAGAATTCTAAAAGTCAGTCATCAATGGAAAAGATCCCGTCACTGTCGGACTTAGAAAACAGAGGGGCTAGTATGCTTATCAAGGAGGATAGCATCAGCCAAGTGTTCCAAAGTTTCCCCTACCTATATTCCCAGGCTGGTGATCTAACAGTGGGTGATATTGAAGAACTGCTAACCAATTACAAGCGCCTAGTTATCAAGTATATTTGCCTTGCTAAAGGATCAGGCATTGACAATCCATCTCCTCCATTGCCCAACAATGAAGAACAAACTCTGCCCCCTGAGTTTGAATTCAACACCGAATCTGAAGCTGCCTCAACAGGAGAGCCAATTGATGAGACACAGAAAGACGAGCCAATCGATGAGACACTGAAAGACAGGGTCGAGGATTCTTCAGTACTTCCAAAGTCCCTTGAGTCTGATGAATCAAAGTTAAAGGAAAATGAAGAACTTTCAAGTAAGGGTGAAGAAGGGAGTTAA
- the LOC107005351 gene encoding flowering locus K homology domain has protein sequence MEELDLIKQETMDELDESLNQHENEVVPEDLLLEVKEEPSLVEVNQDQDQDPDQDQDQDPDQDQDQDQDQDPDEEEEQEQEQEQEQDQEQEQDQDQKQEQVQEQKQEQEGVAVTGGGGERWPGWPGESVFRILVPSQKVGGLIGRKGEYIKKIVEESKARIKVLDGPPGITERAVMISAREEPESSHPPAIDGLLRVHRRVVDGLENDSSHPPPTVAGKVSTKLLVPASQAGSLIGKQGTTVKSIQEASSCIVRVLGTEDLPMFALQDDRIVEVVGEPIGVHKAVELIASHLRKFLVDRGIIPVFEMQMQMPPNPPAEHMPPPQTWGPPPQAFPQSAAGGPGYGNSPHFMPPSRQHDNYYPPADMPPPMEKQPHQGISAYGREAPMSMHSSSNNPAAPSLITQITQQMQIPLAFADAVIGTNGASISYIRRVSGATVTIQETKGVPGEMTVEINGTASQVQTAQQLIQNFMADAGAPQPQTGPPADQGYNPYGAPPPSMYSSAPSNAGVPGQSGGYGSMYGNNYGY, from the exons ATGGAGGAACTTGATCTTATCAAACAAGAGACTATGGATGAACTTGATGAAAGCCTTAATCAACATGAGAATGAGGTAGTACCCGAGGACTTACTCCTTGAGGTGAAAGAAGAACCATCACTCGTTGAGGTGAACCAAGACCAAGACCAAGACCCAGACCAAGACCAAGACCAAGACCCAGACCAAGACCAAGACCAAGACCAAGACCAAGACCCAGACGAAGAGGAAGAGCAAGAGCAAGAGCAAGAGCAAGAGCAAGATCAAGAGCAAGAGcaagatcaagatcaaaaaCAGGAACAAGTGCAGGAACAAAAACAAGAACAAGAAGGTGTTGCTGTTACTGGAGGTGGTGGTGAAAGGTGGCCAGGGTGGCCTGGAGAAAGTGTATTTCGTATCTTGGTCCCTTCACAAAAAGTAGGTGGCCTTATTGGACGCAAAGGAGAGTACATCAAAAAGATTGTTGAAGAATCAAAAGCTCGTATTAAGGTTCTCGATGGTCCTCCAGGGATTACTGAGAGAGCA GTAATGATATCTGCCAGGGAGGAGCCTGAATCCTCTCATCCACCTGCTATAGATGGTCTTCTGAGGGTCCATAGACGTGTTGTGGATGGGCTGGAGAATGATTCTTCTCATCCTCCTCCAACTGTAGCTGGAAAGGTCTCGACAAAGCTGCTTGTGCCAGCTTCACAGGCTGGAAGTCTTATTGGAAAACAAGGGACAACCGTCAAGTCCATTCAAGAAGCATCCAGTTGTATTGTTAGAGTTCTTGGAACAG AGGACCTTCCCATGTTTGCACTTCAAGATGATAGGATAGTTGAAGTAGTCGGGGAACCTATTGGTGTACACAAGGCAGTTGAGTTAATTGCTTCTCACCTGAGGAAATTTTTGGTTGATCGTGGCATAATCCCAGTATTTGAGATGCAA ATGCAAATGCCACCAAATCCACCTGCGGAACACATGCCACCTCCCCAAACTTGGGGTCCTCCTCCCCAAGCTTTCCCACAAAGCGCTGCTGGAGGTCCGGGATATGGTAATAGTCCTCATTTCATGCCACCATCCAGACAACATGATAATTATTACCCACCAGCTGACATGCCACCTCCTATGGAAAAACAACCTCATCAAGGCATTTCTGCATATGGAAGAGAAGCTCCAATGTCAATGCATTCATCATCCAACAACCCAGCAGCACCGTCTCTTATTACTCAG ATTACACAGCAGATGCAGATCCCACTGGCCTTCGCTGATGCTGTGATTGGAACAAATGGTGCAAGCATAAGCTACATCCGACGGGTTAGTGGTGCTACTGTTACCATACAGGAAACAAAGGGCGTTCCTGGGGAGATGACTGTTGAGATCAATGGAACTGCTTCTCAAGTCCAAACAGCACAACAATTGATACAG AATTTCATGGCAGATGCAGGGGCACCTCAGCCACAGACAGGTCCACCAGCTGACCAAGGCTACAACCCGTATGGAGCTCCTCCTCCTTCTATGTATTCATCTGCCCCTTCAAATGCAGGCGTTCCGGGGCAATCTGGGGGCTATGGTTCGATGTATGGCAACAATTATGGTTATTGA
- the LOC107008330 gene encoding uncharacterized protein LOC107008330 codes for MGKKSWVWWFVTMVLWWSKIAMGEEYIKYKDPEQPVGVRVKDLIGRMTLQEKIGQMIQIDRTVATIQIMKDYYIGSVLSGGGSTPLPKATAADWVNMVNDYQNGSMSTRLGIPMIYGIDAVHGHNNVFNATIFPHNIGLGAARDPELMRRIGDATALEVRATGIPYVFAPCIAVCRDPRWGRCYESYSEDPKIVQEMTDIIIGLQGEIPNGSRKGIPYIAGKKKVAACAKHFVGDGGTTKGVNENNTVTDKHELLSIHMPAYDDSIIKGVATVMASYSSWNGRKMHADHDLVTGFLKGTLRFKGFVISDWQGIDRLTSPPHANYTYSVETSILAGVDMVMVPYNFTEFIDDLTYLVKNNFIPTDRIDDAVERILSVKFTMGLFENPYTDFSLINEVGSQEHRNLAREAVRKSLVLLKNGKTANNPLLPLPKKVSRILVAGSHADNLGYQCGGWTITWQGFSGNDATSGTTILGAIKSAVDPRTEVIYFENPDSKYATSSGFDYAIVVVGEHPYAESAGDSPTLTVADPGPDVINNVCQSVKCVVIVISGRPLVLEPYLPSIDALVAAWLPGTEGQGITDLLFGDYGFTGKLPRTWFRTVDQLPMNVGDPHYDPLFPFGFGLTTSKSTIARSVSAGAADERPYVLGIMVSVIIGLYIQCFVLT; via the exons ATGGGTAAGAAAAGTTGGGTTTGGTGGTTTGTGACTATGGTGCTATGGTGGAGCAAGATTGCAATGGGTGAGGAGTACATCAAGTACAAGGACCCAGAACAACCAGTTGGGGTTAGAGTTAAAGATCTTATTGGTAGAATGACCCTTCAAGAAAAGATTGGACAGATGATTCAGATTGACAGGACTGTTGCCACAATTCAAATAATGAAAGACTACTATATTG GGAGTGTATTAAGTGGTGGGGGAAGTACTCCACTTCCAAAAGCTACTGCCGCAGATTGGGTTAATATGGTGAATGACTACCAAAATGGTTCTATGTCAACTCGCCTTGGGATTCCAATGATATATGGGATTGATGCTGTTCACGGACACAACAATGTTTTCAATGCCACCATATTTCCACATAACATCGGGCTTGGAGCTGCCAG GGACCCTGAACTCATGCGACGAATTGGTGATGCTACTGCTCTTGAAGTCAGAGCTACAGGGATTCCTTATGTATTTGCTCCTTGCATCGCT GTTTGCAGAGATCCTAGGTGGGGTCGCTGTTATGAAAGTTATAGTGAAGATCCCAAGATTGTTCAAGAAATGACAGATATTATAATTGGGTTACAAGGCGAGATTCCTAATGGTTCAAGGAAGGGGATACCTTATATTGCTGGAAA GAAAAAGGTGGCTGCTTGTGCAAAACACTTTGTTGGTGATGGGGGCACAACTAAGGGTGTTAATGAGAATAACACTGTGACTGACAAGCATGAGTTGCTGAGTATCCACATGCCCGCCTATGACGATTCAATTATCAAAGGCGTTGCTACGGTTATGGCTTCTTATTCTAGCTGGAATGGCAGAAAGATGCATGCTGACCATGATCTAGTTACTGGTTTTCTCAAGGGTACACTCAGGTTCAAG GGTTTTGTCATCTCAGATTGGCAGGGTATTGACAGACTTACCTCTCCACCTCATGCCAACTACACTTATTCAGTTGAGACTAGCATTCTAGCTGGTGTCGACATG GTTATGGTCCCATATAATTTTACCGAGTTTATCGATGATCTGACTTACCTCGTCAAGAACAATTTTATCCCAACGGATCGGATTGATGATGCAGTGGAGAGGATTTTGTCAGTTAAATTTACCATGGGACTTTTTGAGAACCCCTACACTGATTTCAGCCTGATCAACGAGGTTGGCAGCCAG GAACACAGGAACTTAGCAAGAGAAGCTGTGCGGAAATCTCTTGTGCTGCTGAAAAATGGGAAAACTGCTAATAACCCATTGTTACCTCTTCCTAAGAAAGTGTCTAGAATTTTGGTTGCTGGTAGCCATGCTGATAACTTAGGTTATCAGTGTGGCGGATGGACTATTACTTGGCAGGGGTTTAGTGGTAATGATGCTACAAGTG GAACTACCATCCTCGGTGCAATAAAGTCTGCAGTTGATCCAAGAACAGAAGTCATCTATTTTGAGAATCCTGACAGCAAGTATGCTACTTCTAGTGGCTTTGACTATGCTATTGTGGTTGTCGGTGAGCACCCTTATGCTGAGAGTGCAGGAGACAGTCCTACTCTCACAGTGGCAGATCCTGGACCTGATGTCATTAACAATGTTTGCCAATCTGTGAAGTGTGTTGTCATAGTCATATCTGGTCGACCACTCGTTCTTGAACCATATCTACCTTCAATTGATGCACTTGTAGCAGCCTGGTTACCTGGAACTGAAGGACAAGGTATCACTGATCTTCTCTTTGGGGACTACGGATTTACTGGAAAACTTCCAAGAACATGGTTCAGAACTGTTGATCAACTTCCAATGAACGTTGGTGACCCTCACTATGATCCATTGTTTCCCTTTGGATTTGGACTCACAACATCTAAGTCAACTATAGCAAG GTCTGTATCGGCGGGTGCTGCTGATGAAAGGCCATATGTTCTTGGTATCATGGTTTCTGTAATTATTGGTTTATATATCCAATGTTTTGTATTAACTTGA
- the LOC107008563 gene encoding vacuolar protein sorting-associated protein 9A isoform X2, which yields MENSDVLGSSTAPLTWHDFLQRMRDPSAAEFVKSIKSFIVSFLNNAPDAERDSAAVQEFLGNMETAFRAHSLWAGCSEEELESAGEGLEKYVMTKLFTRTFASLPEDVKVDEQLHEKIALIQQFVRPENLDIKPTFQNESSWLLAQKELQKINMYRAPRDKLVCILNCCKVINNILTSVSAKDNPPGADDFLPVLIYVTIKANPPQLHSNLLYIQRFRRQTRLVSEAAYFFTNILSAESFISNIDAQALSMDETEFETNMESARALLSGLSADNNVLDQSDQNAGPVPGADTSDAKQSFRSNRPPHPATQPNFSVASTETNIKNEDQNSKSQSSMEKIPSLSDLENRGASMLIKEDSISQVFQSFPYLYSQAGDLTVGDIEELLTNYKRLVIKYICLAKGSGIDNPSPPLPNNEEQTLPPEFEFNTESEAASTGEPIDETQKDEPIDETLKDRVEDSSVLPKSLESDESKLKENEELSSKGEEGS from the exons ATGGAGAACAGCGACGTCTTAGGATCGTCCACTGCACCATTGACGTGGCATGATTTCCTTCAGCGAATGCGTGATCCAAGCGCTGCCGAGTTCGTCAAATCCATCAAAAG TTTTATTGTATCATTTTTGAACAATGCTCCAGACGCAGAGAGGGATAGTGCAGCCGTGCAGGAATTCCTTGGAAATATGGAAACAGCATTTAGAGCTCATTCACTTTGGGCTGGATGTTCTGAGGAGGAGTTGGAGAGTGCTGGTGAA GGACTTGAGAAGTATGTCATGACAAAGCTGTTTACACGAACATTTGCTTCACTTCCTGAAGATGTGAAAGTTGATGAACAGCTTCATGAGAAAATTGCTTTGATTCAACAATTTGTTAGGCCTGAGAATTTGGATATCAAGCCAACATTTCAAAATGAATCGTCATGGTTG CTTGCACAGAAGGAGctacaaaagataaatatgtaCAGGGCACCAAGAGACAAACTTGTGTGTATTCTTAATTGTTGCAAGGTTATCAATAATATCCTGACTTCTGTTTCAGCAAAGGATAACCCTCCAGGAGCCGATGATTTTCTTCCCGTTCTCATATATGTCACCATAAAG GCTAACCCCCCTCAGCTGCACTCAAATCTGCTGTATATACAAAGGTTTAGGCGGCAAACTCGCCTGGTTTCTGAAGCGGCATACTTCTTCACAAACATTCTATCTGCAGAATCTTTCATTTCGAATATTGATGCACAAGCTCTTTCTATGGATGAGACCGAGTTTGAAACAAATATGGAGTCTGCTCGAGCACTTCTTTCTGGTCTTTCAGCCGACAACAATGTACTGGACCAGAGTGATCAGAATGCTGGACCTGTTCCTGGTGCAGACACTTCTGACGCCAAACAAAGTTTTAGGTCAAATAGGCCTCCACACCCTGCTACGCAGCCAAATTTCTCAGTTGCATCAACAGAAACAAACATTAAGAACGAGGATCAGAATTCTAAAAGTCAGTCATCAATGGAAAAGATCCCGTCACTGTCGGACTTAGAAAACAGAGGGGCTAGTATGCTTATCAAGGAGGATAGCATCAGCCAAGTGTTCCAAAGTTTCCCCTACCTATATTCCCAGGCTGGTGATCTAACAGTGGGTGATATTGAAGAACTGCTAACCAATTACAAGCGCCTAGTTATCAAGTATATTTGCCTTGCTAAAGGATCAGGCATTGACAATCCATCTCCTCCATTGCCCAACAATGAAGAACAAACTCTGCCCCCTGAGTTTGAATTCAACACCGAATCTGAAGCTGCCTCAACAGGAGAGCCAATTGATGAGACACAGAAAGACGAGCCAATCGATGAGACACTGAAAGACAGGGTCGAGGATTCTTCAGTACTTCCAAAGTCCCTTGAGTCTGATGAATCAAAGTTAAAGGAAAATGAAGAACTTTCAAGTAAGGGTGAAGAAGGGAGTTAA
- the LOC107004971 gene encoding protein RESTRICTED TEV MOVEMENT 2: protein MAMRPRGGGVGPNRPNRRPAARAVYEDFRPVHERHQDEEAEKLTIYLPGFMKENIRVSTEGKNTVRVRGERFVGGNKWHRFQEDFQAPDDCNMRGIHAKFENGILIINMPWKMPKQLADEHTKQSAPIIPHKDDNVPPRTTHPTVETPRKPTAQRADKDQDSTRNETSKTTYPTTEATPAQLPKPQHDDKDKVSTRNETMGSAESSKTQNGDNVPPKTTYPTTQAAPRKPTPLKPTAQLPKPENTDNDQDSRVKEMKFFDDQLMSPESSKTQIGDEDIDFPALRATTLGKTSGEREKTKDEKKILEGLVGSIEPKIQKSKEEKLDQNRTQLIKSGKDVGKEESHDAGGKIVAEKIKDLREEFQEQVGQKGSKEKESTSNVAAGTSFYPGSIGNLKKSLVELNEERQLLVNAGAAVMVIMALGAYVYYSIRSGRTE from the exons ATGGCAATGAGACCAAGAGGCGGTGGCGTTGGACCTAATCGCCCTAACCGGAGACCTGCAGCACGGGCAGTTTACGAAGATTTTAGGCCTGTTCATGAGCGGCATCAAGATGAAGAAGCTGAAAAACTAACTATTTATCTTCCTG GTTTCATGAAGGAGAACATCAGAGTGAGTACAGAAGGCAAGAACACAGTGAGAGTGCGTGGAGAACGGTTTGTAGGAGGCAACAAATGGCATCGCTTTCAAGAAGATTTCCAAGCACCTGATGACTGTAACATGAGAGGCATCCATGCCAAATTTGAGAATGGAATCCTCATTATCAATATGCCATGGAAAATGCCAAAGCAGTTAGCAGATGAACACACAAAACAATCCGCTCCCATAATCCCTCATAAGGATGATAATGTTCCTCCCAGAACTACTCATCCAACTGTTGAAACCCCAAGAAAACCCACAGCTCAACGTGCTGACAAAGATCAAGATTCTACAAGAAATGAGACATCAAAGACAACTTACCCAACTACTGAAGCCACCCCAGCTCAACTGCCAAAACCTCAACATGATGACAAAGATAAAGTATCTACAAGAAATGAGACAATGGGGAGTGCTGAATCATCAAAGACTCAAAACGGCGATAATGTTCCTCCAAAAACAACTTATCCAACTACTCAAGCCGCCCCAAGAAAACCAACCCCTTTAAAACCCACAGCTCAATTGCCAAAGCCTGAAAATACTGACAATGATCAAGATTCTAGAGTAAAGGAAATGAAATTCTTTGACGACCAATTGATGAGCCCTGAATCATCAAAGACTCAAATCGGTGATGAAGATATAGATTTTCCAGCTCTTAGAGCAACAACATTAGGAAAAACTAGTGGTGAGAGggaaaaaacaaaagatgaaaagaaaatctTGGAAGGTCTAGTTGGGAGTATTGAGCCAAAGATTCAGAagagtaaagaagaaaaattggaTCAGAACAGAACACAACTGATCAAAAGTGGCAAGGACGTTGGAAAGGAGGAGAGCCATGATGCAGGTGGAAAGATCGTTGCCGAAAAGATTAAAGATTTAAGAGAAGAGTTTCAAGAACAGGTTGGGCAGAAAGGatcaaaagaaaaggaaagtaCAAGTAATGTAGCTGCTGGTACCTCTTTTTATCCTGGCAGTATTGGCAACTTGAAGAAAAGCCTTGTGGAACTAAATGAAGAGAGACAACTGCTTGTTAATGCTGGAGCTGCTGTGATGGTGATTATGGCTCTTGGGGCTTATGTTTACTACTCCATCAGATCAGGGAGAACTGAGTAA